Part of the Bubalus bubalis isolate 160015118507 breed Murrah chromosome 9, NDDB_SH_1, whole genome shotgun sequence genome is shown below.
ACAATGGGTATGGTCCTGATGTCCATAGTGAGGACATTGACTGTACAGCTACACAGAGCCTCCCAAAGGCTGATCCTGATGACATCAGAGCCATCTCTCTCAAAGATATTGTGTGGTTTGTCCTTTAAGACAAAGACGATATCGGCTGAAATGTTGTTGGAAGTCTGGTCTCCTTCCTTGGGGAAGGTGATTTTGGTCCCTTCTTTCCACCCTTGCTTCACTTCCATGGTCAAGATTTTGTCTTCATTGTGGATGCTCTTTCTGTCGGGGTTCAGCCACGTATGAGAGATTTTCATCTTCTCGTTACAGCTGCTATAGACCTCTTCAAGTGAGACCCTAAGGTCATGGGTGACAGAGGGATCTTGTTTCTTTTGGGTGGGCTCATGGGCAGGACAAGAGCAGCTAAAGTTCATGTTGATGAAGCCACCCATGCTCATAGGGAAGCCGGAGAACAGGTTATCGATGTCCATGCCTTCCTCCCCATTATGCTGCCCAAAAAAGGTGTCAAAGGGATTCTGGCCACCGAAGAACTCAGCAAACATGGCATGAGGGTCTCCGTGGAATGTGTAGCTGAAGGAGGTACCATTAATACTGCTTCTGCTCCTGCCGCTGGGGCCACCGCCCTACAGGCCTTCCACCCCTTAGCAGTTGAAGATTTCGTGCTTTCATGGGTCACTGAGCACATTGTAGTCCTCCTCGATCTTATCAGGATGATCTTgtgattttgttcttctttctgtttAGGTACTATATCACAttcatttgcatatgttgaagcATCTTTGCAACCCAGCGAGAAATTCCATTTGGTCatgttgtatattttaatatgctattaaaTTTGGTCTGCTAGTATTTCATTGAGGatatttgtatctatattcatcCAGGGATATTGACTTGCAGTTTTCttgtgtctttgtctggctttggtatcagcgTGA
Proteins encoded:
- the LOC123335065 gene encoding dnaJ homolog subfamily B member 1-like, whose protein sequence is MFAEFFGGQNPFDTFFGQHNGEEGMDIDNLFSGFPMSMGGFINMNFSCSCPAHEPTQKKQDPSVTHDLRVSLEEVYSSCNEKMKISHTWLNPDRKSIHNEDKILTMEVKQGWKEGTKITFPKEGDQTSNNISADIVFVLKDKPHNIFERDGSDVIRISLWEALCSCTVNVLTMDIRTIPIVFKDVIRLGMQRKVPREAHPLLKVPKKHGDLIIECEVIFPERIPQMPRTILKQVLPL